A genomic segment from Gracilimonas sediminicola encodes:
- a CDS encoding TraR/DksA family transcriptional regulator has product MAKEESKNEERVSPYSDKELEYFREIIIKKMEEAEEELNALQRTLRESMENASDESAYSYHMADAGTDAQEREKTYMLFNRTRKFVKYLDDALKRIDNKTYGVCKVTGKKISKGRLEAVPHTQLSIEAKLKRR; this is encoded by the coding sequence ATGGCTAAAGAAGAATCAAAAAACGAAGAAAGAGTATCTCCCTACAGCGATAAAGAACTGGAGTACTTCCGCGAGATTATTATCAAGAAGATGGAAGAAGCTGAAGAAGAGCTGAATGCTCTGCAGCGAACCCTTCGCGAAAGCATGGAAAATGCTTCGGATGAATCGGCCTATTCTTACCACATGGCGGATGCCGGAACAGATGCTCAGGAGCGGGAAAAAACCTACATGCTCTTTAACCGAACCCGTAAGTTTGTAAAATATCTGGACGACGCCCTCAAGCGCATCGATAATAAAACATACGGCGTGTGTAAGGTAACCGGGAAAAAGATATCCAAAGGCCGGCTGGAAGCTGTGCCCCATACTCAGTTGAGTATCGAAGCAAAACTGAAACGCAGATAA
- a CDS encoding signal peptidase II: MTRKKLLALLVPAVIVLAIDQITKWLIRTTPELQNKVLIDGWLQFYFTKNPGMALGIDVLSTPVISVIAILAVTGILIYILRNLDQAGVGYLVCMGLIIGGAFGNITDRLFMGLIMDYGGVLEGHVVDFIYFSLQIGDWTVFPYIFNVADIAISCSIILLLLFNKRFFITQKAEEESSEVPEDVTPDEPTKQEGII, encoded by the coding sequence TTGACCCGAAAAAAACTGCTCGCTTTATTAGTGCCGGCTGTCATTGTGCTGGCTATTGACCAGATTACGAAATGGCTGATCCGGACTACCCCTGAATTGCAGAATAAAGTCCTTATAGACGGATGGCTGCAATTCTATTTCACCAAGAATCCCGGGATGGCTCTGGGTATAGACGTACTCTCTACGCCCGTTATCAGTGTCATAGCAATTCTGGCCGTCACCGGAATTTTGATATATATCCTCCGTAACCTGGACCAGGCCGGTGTTGGTTATCTGGTTTGTATGGGGCTGATTATAGGGGGAGCTTTCGGCAATATCACCGATCGGCTCTTTATGGGGTTAATTATGGATTACGGCGGTGTGCTGGAAGGCCATGTGGTCGATTTTATCTATTTCTCACTTCAGATTGGTGACTGGACCGTTTTCCCTTACATCTTTAACGTGGCCGATATCGCCATTTCCTGTTCCATCATTCTGCTGCTGCTGTTCAACAAACGCTTCTTTATCACACAAAAAGCAGAAGAAGAGTCCTCCGAAGTACCGGAAGATGTTACCCCGGATGAGCCTACCAAACAGGAAGGGATTATTTAA
- a CDS encoding M23 family metallopeptidase has translation MKYLLLIGFTGLLILTGCSDSGVNVSSDQTIFLLEGDAPLPSQNNISWWEVREGKSKSAKPSLSTLSTEQVSKLYKVLDEYSQRKNTPYVAFLSSKKNNKDGKKEKKFKYRYFKLKPNQTAIDKSEGEKAFYFHIFVDPANHEIYQILAVLVPKTEEQIKIVKEWGDKLNGNSSVRIDSSNNRNKSMACTYEEGLVWEPLCGCFSIGTVEVCDQQIDDEDPGGDTGDGPANCYYEPEGCEEDTNPNDDGSSPGGDPNNSSCPAGQVEDGNGNCIDGEVPCQGNPVKNPRIAEQKQNSGLDGGRFTVGDDAVRDGGNRDHKGLDLLVGHGEPLFSMREGEVKAIGNDKDGLGKYVIVNYDVGGGRCLDTVCTLKYC, from the coding sequence ATGAAATATTTACTACTAATAGGGTTTACCGGGCTGTTGATATTAACGGGTTGTTCAGATTCCGGGGTGAATGTGTCATCTGATCAAACAATCTTTTTGCTGGAGGGGGATGCTCCATTGCCAAGCCAGAATAATATTTCTTGGTGGGAAGTAAGAGAAGGTAAATCGAAATCGGCAAAACCAAGTCTTTCTACCCTCAGTACCGAACAGGTAAGTAAGTTATATAAGGTTTTAGATGAATACAGCCAAAGAAAGAACACTCCATATGTAGCTTTTTTAAGCTCAAAAAAGAATAATAAGGATGGGAAAAAAGAAAAGAAATTTAAATATAGATATTTCAAGCTAAAGCCAAATCAAACAGCAATTGATAAATCTGAAGGAGAAAAGGCGTTTTATTTTCATATTTTTGTTGATCCTGCTAATCACGAAATCTATCAAATATTGGCTGTATTGGTGCCTAAGACAGAAGAACAGATAAAAATTGTTAAGGAATGGGGAGACAAACTTAATGGTAACAGTAGCGTCAGAATTGATTCTTCCAACAATCGTAATAAGTCTATGGCATGTACCTATGAAGAGGGACTAGTTTGGGAGCCTTTGTGTGGTTGTTTTAGTATTGGTACTGTTGAAGTATGTGATCAGCAAATAGATGATGAGGACCCGGGAGGTGATACTGGGGACGGACCAGCTAATTGCTACTACGAACCCGAAGGCTGTGAAGAAGATACCAATCCGAATGACGATGGGAGTAGTCCAGGAGGTGACCCTAATAACAGCAGTTGTCCCGCAGGACAGGTAGAAGACGGAAATGGAAATTGTATAGACGGTGAAGTTCCTTGTCAGGGAAATCCAGTTAAAAACCCAAGAATTGCTGAACAAAAACAAAATTCAGGCTTAGACGGAGGCAGATTTACAGTAGGAGATGATGCGGTAAGAGATGGCGGAAATAGGGATCATAAAGGTCTTGATTTGCTGGTAGGTCATGGAGAGCCTCTTTTTTCCATGAGAGAGGGTGAAGTAAAAGCCATTGGTAATGATAAAGATGGGCTTGGGAAATATGTCATTGTTAACTACGATGTTGGGGGGGGAAGATGTTTGGATACTGTATGCACACTTAAATACTGTTAA
- the ribB gene encoding 3,4-dihydroxy-2-butanone-4-phosphate synthase, whose product MNKEFHFNTIPEAIEDIKNGKMVIVVDDEDRENEGDFLMAAEMVTTEAINLMVTHGRGLVCAPITKEKADKLHLRHMVQEGADPDEANFTISIDHKRQTTTGISAADRANTIRELASDDSKPVDFRRPGHVFPLLAAEGGVLRRAGHTEAAIDLARLAGLKPVGIICEIMKENGEMARVPDLIKMADEFEMKIITIKDLIAYRNENETLVHEVMDVNLPTMYGNFSLRAFKEKLTGDIHLALTKGSWTKEEPVLTRVHSSDLIGDIFGARNKDTSEQLHQAMLQVEREGKGVVLYMNRNQRGSVLVNQLKTLKALQQGKLEDNEEDISPRSDARDYGVGAQILRSLGIRKLKLMTNNPVKRIGIKSFGLEIVDQVPIEHNFDFSAQKYPFEKEEGNPDS is encoded by the coding sequence ATGAATAAGGAATTTCACTTTAACACCATCCCCGAAGCCATTGAAGACATTAAAAATGGCAAAATGGTCATCGTTGTAGATGACGAAGACCGGGAGAACGAAGGTGATTTCCTGATGGCGGCCGAAATGGTTACCACCGAGGCCATCAACCTGATGGTAACCCATGGCCGTGGACTGGTTTGTGCTCCCATCACCAAAGAAAAAGCCGATAAGCTGCATTTACGGCATATGGTGCAGGAAGGTGCCGATCCGGACGAAGCCAATTTCACCATTTCCATCGATCACAAACGGCAGACCACAACCGGAATTTCTGCTGCCGATCGAGCCAATACCATTCGGGAACTTGCCAGCGATGATTCCAAACCGGTTGACTTCCGTCGCCCCGGACATGTTTTTCCGCTTCTTGCCGCAGAGGGCGGAGTTCTGCGAAGAGCCGGCCACACCGAAGCAGCCATCGACCTTGCCCGACTTGCCGGCTTAAAACCGGTGGGTATTATTTGTGAAATTATGAAGGAAAACGGGGAGATGGCCCGCGTTCCGGATCTCATCAAAATGGCCGATGAGTTTGAGATGAAGATCATCACGATAAAAGATCTTATTGCTTATCGTAACGAAAACGAAACGCTGGTCCACGAGGTGATGGATGTGAACCTGCCCACCATGTATGGCAATTTCAGCCTGCGTGCTTTCAAAGAAAAGCTCACCGGCGATATTCACCTGGCATTAACCAAAGGCAGCTGGACGAAAGAAGAACCGGTACTTACCCGTGTTCACTCTTCCGATTTGATTGGGGATATTTTCGGTGCCCGCAATAAAGATACCAGCGAACAGCTTCACCAGGCCATGCTTCAGGTTGAAAGGGAAGGCAAAGGCGTGGTTTTATATATGAACCGAAACCAACGGGGCTCTGTGCTGGTAAATCAGTTGAAAACTCTGAAAGCTTTGCAGCAGGGTAAGCTGGAAGACAACGAAGAAGACATTTCCCCACGAAGTGATGCCCGGGATTACGGTGTCGGCGCTCAAATTCTTCGCTCACTCGGCATCAGAAAACTGAAGCTGATGACGAATAATCCTGTAAAAAGAATTGGAATCAAAAGTTTTGGGCTCGAGATTGTAGATCAGGTCCCCATCGAGCACAATTTTGATTTCTCAGCTCAAAAATATCCTTTCGAGAAAGAAGAAGGGAACCCAGATAGCTAA
- the yajC gene encoding preprotein translocase subunit YajC has product MQFLPLFLMGNPDDPNAGIINLVFLGAIFLVFYLFIIRPQSKRQKEIKEQVEGMKKGDKVVTSSGIIGIVDKIEENEFLLDIDSGTKLRMLKSAVTDVNPHKKDKD; this is encoded by the coding sequence ATGCAATTTTTACCACTTTTTTTAATGGGTAATCCTGACGACCCAAACGCCGGCATCATCAACCTGGTGTTTCTTGGCGCTATTTTCCTGGTATTTTACCTATTCATCATTCGCCCGCAAAGTAAACGACAAAAGGAAATTAAAGAGCAAGTTGAGGGCATGAAAAAGGGCGACAAAGTTGTTACTTCTTCAGGCATCATCGGCATCGTGGATAAAATCGAAGAAAATGAATTTTTGCTCGATATCGACAGCGGCACCAAACTTCGCATGTTGAAGTCGGCCGTAACCGATGTGAATCCTCATAAAAAAGACAAAGACTAA
- a CDS encoding universal stress protein: MKNFEHWFVCLDLSNMDDILIGYTHFLTSVIEPKTISFLHVVESGNVAKEMAELFPDIETDQDFEDVIRDELNKKVEEHFGENDIEIRLIIKEGRPTDQIIELMNTMDPDLLMMGKKTGYVGEGVIARRIVKYVPASILFVPENSRYAMNTILAPVDFSRQSANAVKLARNLVEPQNGTVQAQHIFKYPSHFFPYMPTEDDKDKIRGHIEEQKKEFIEEYDLPEDVTFTLTLHKEGRIGDEVYDEAVRNQADLIIVGSKSDKKITSILRDDFTDKMTYYSFGIPLLVVKNKEKHQKFLKTLFS, translated from the coding sequence ATGAAGAATTTCGAACACTGGTTTGTTTGCTTAGACTTATCCAATATGGACGACATCCTGATTGGATACACCCATTTTCTAACTTCTGTCATTGAACCTAAAACCATCTCTTTTTTGCACGTGGTTGAGTCCGGAAATGTGGCAAAGGAAATGGCGGAATTGTTTCCTGATATTGAAACCGATCAGGATTTCGAAGACGTCATCAGGGATGAACTCAACAAAAAGGTTGAGGAACACTTTGGAGAGAATGACATCGAAATACGACTGATCATAAAAGAAGGACGCCCCACCGATCAGATTATTGAGCTGATGAATACCATGGATCCCGACCTGCTTATGATGGGTAAGAAAACCGGGTATGTGGGAGAAGGGGTGATTGCCCGCCGCATCGTTAAATATGTGCCGGCATCCATTCTGTTTGTACCGGAAAACAGCCGTTACGCTATGAATACCATTCTTGCTCCGGTCGATTTCTCCCGGCAATCAGCGAATGCTGTTAAACTGGCCCGGAATCTTGTGGAACCGCAGAATGGAACTGTTCAGGCACAGCACATCTTTAAATATCCCTCTCACTTTTTCCCATACATGCCCACGGAGGATGACAAAGACAAAATCCGCGGTCATATCGAAGAGCAGAAGAAGGAGTTTATTGAAGAATATGACCTCCCTGAGGATGTTACTTTCACCCTCACCTTACACAAAGAAGGGCGTATCGGGGATGAGGTTTATGATGAGGCCGTGAGAAATCAGGCCGACCTTATCATTGTCGGGTCTAAATCGGATAAGAAAATCACCAGTATTCTACGGGACGACTTCACCGATAAAATGACCTACTACTCGTTCGGGATTCCGCTGTTGGTCGTCAAGAACAAAGAAAAACATCAGAAGTTTTTGAAGACATTGTTTAGTTAA
- a CDS encoding BCCT family transporter: protein MGIRGEEKQPAKKTGINKYFDIHKPVFWPSVILITAMIAATLLLGDQAESLFSTIQSTITDNGGWFFVIAVNVFIIFSLFIAFSRFGNIRLGGEDAEPDFSTLAWFAMLFSAGMGIGIMFWSVAEPIFHYLSPPMADGETVEAAQQAMNLTYLHWGFHAWGIYAVVGLSLGFFAFNRGLPLSFRSVFYPLIGDRIKGWMGDVIDILAVLATLFGLATSLGLGVLQVSAGLDHVFGLPDNIYLQVGIIVAITGVATVSVVLGIDKGVRVLSEMNVRIAALFLVFVILVGPTIFIFDSFIQNFGGYLNSVATFSFWTESYAGTNWQSSWTIFYWAWWISWSPYVGMFIARISKGRSVKEFVLGVLIVPSIITFLWMSAFGGTAISLEMSGTGAIGDAVNENVATALFVFLEQFPLEMVTSIIAIVLILSFFVTSSDSGSLVIDGLTSGGKLDAPVGQRIFWAQTEGLVAAILLVGGGLSALQTASISTGLPFALILLIMCYSLHRGLKREYKENQQKVKDKERDSYEDLVKDTIKNQKQED, encoded by the coding sequence ATGGGAATTCGAGGAGAAGAAAAACAGCCTGCTAAAAAAACAGGTATCAATAAATATTTTGACATCCATAAACCTGTATTCTGGCCGTCAGTAATATTGATTACCGCAATGATTGCCGCAACACTTTTACTCGGCGACCAGGCTGAATCATTATTCAGCACCATTCAATCTACAATCACTGATAATGGCGGATGGTTTTTTGTGATCGCCGTTAACGTGTTCATTATCTTTTCTTTATTCATTGCCTTCAGTCGATTTGGGAATATCCGGCTGGGTGGGGAGGACGCCGAGCCGGACTTCAGCACCCTTGCCTGGTTTGCCATGTTGTTCAGTGCCGGGATGGGGATCGGCATTATGTTCTGGAGTGTAGCGGAACCGATTTTTCATTACCTGTCCCCACCTATGGCTGACGGCGAAACTGTTGAAGCTGCCCAGCAGGCTATGAACCTCACTTATCTGCACTGGGGCTTTCACGCCTGGGGAATTTATGCGGTAGTGGGATTATCGCTTGGCTTTTTTGCCTTTAACCGAGGACTTCCCCTTTCCTTCCGATCGGTATTTTATCCGCTGATTGGAGATCGCATCAAAGGCTGGATGGGTGATGTGATTGACATCCTTGCCGTATTGGCCACTTTATTTGGATTGGCGACTTCATTGGGGTTAGGCGTGCTACAAGTAAGCGCCGGGCTCGATCATGTATTTGGCTTGCCGGATAACATCTACCTGCAGGTCGGGATAATTGTTGCCATTACCGGGGTTGCCACAGTTTCGGTGGTTCTTGGAATTGATAAGGGTGTTCGGGTGCTCAGTGAAATGAATGTCAGAATCGCCGCCTTGTTCCTGGTTTTTGTGATTTTGGTTGGTCCGACGATATTCATCTTCGATTCCTTCATTCAAAACTTTGGCGGTTACCTCAATTCTGTTGCCACCTTTAGTTTCTGGACGGAATCGTATGCCGGAACCAACTGGCAGAGTTCATGGACCATCTTCTACTGGGCCTGGTGGATTTCCTGGTCTCCATATGTAGGAATGTTTATTGCCCGTATTTCGAAAGGACGATCCGTAAAAGAATTTGTACTGGGCGTGCTGATTGTTCCCAGCATCATCACCTTCCTGTGGATGTCTGCGTTTGGCGGAACGGCCATCAGCCTGGAAATGAGCGGAACCGGAGCCATCGGTGATGCCGTAAATGAAAATGTAGCTACCGCACTTTTTGTATTTCTTGAACAGTTCCCGCTTGAGATGGTTACCTCCATTATTGCTATCGTGCTGATTTTGAGCTTCTTCGTCACTTCTTCCGACTCGGGCTCACTGGTCATCGACGGACTAACCAGCGGTGGTAAACTGGATGCCCCGGTAGGTCAGCGTATTTTCTGGGCTCAAACCGAGGGACTGGTAGCTGCCATCTTATTGGTTGGCGGAGGGTTAAGTGCCCTGCAAACAGCTTCCATCAGTACCGGTTTACCGTTCGCACTCATACTGTTGATTATGTGCTACAGCCTGCACAGGGGATTAAAACGCGAGTACAAAGAGAATCAACAGAAAGTAAAAGACAAAGAGCGCGACTCGTACGAAGACCTCGTCAAAGATACCATCAAGAATCAAAAACAAGAGGACTAA